The Primulina tabacum isolate GXHZ01 chromosome 7, ASM2559414v2, whole genome shotgun sequence genome includes a window with the following:
- the LOC142551583 gene encoding uncharacterized protein LOC142551583 isoform X2, translating to MAAKSDLAQKLLHDLRVRKERMAATQNSKPRPRQTPRETQGNPGQTYRGDRQINGYDSSRTGNSTRRSAGYTKAISTAESSNQIVLYNGGKNSKQVKDLSMAIAFAFENGGKLSKIGTSSSNPLVNFFHRFSQGSTESGKMGITGFSKNSYSTYQFPTVSHVHISEIAKGVQNINQILRACSDGLDFDGNSIKIGKELLKGAINLEESLRILVNLQEASKYTNGNQKKNRIRLLEEDDEDQDNSDITAKQKQLDRPKFSFDKPTRNSPSAQRATKNETQLHLLAFSYLDEAAKRPVCDSKMVPHKRSVSCVPDFNSHSTQVKQRIHSSSPHPAQEKGRISNVVAKLMGLEELLQQDNPTCAQKELSIKPKERNEKDRKVSSRNPKLPDPFNGDCKNGSVLRTDKTSPLTNNSVQIRDMKFNLKAGKSQETSDGNSKLKTSVRYQKISTTLTVGSDAVSAVKLGTNVINKQENHTIQSNKVSGFQTYQDKEQNQNFSEKEERKISGTRESNVLLLDNKPHQKAQQNGIFFKDDDITGETIEFIARSNHLEKMDVKKDLPSNLRNPQDKRTSFQAPESKKPETSKDKHQEVQKEHSFIEQNLIAKKYKGCEEESITSSKTNQGSAKMHKKQSRHNGISARLAEKVSSKDPPNNTYQNDPPIVENNNSAANQEVIKKEDQSHYLSSSEPKCDKAQASNSTPMCTQEKPIAASATQKKGNSKKLQKSKNPQKIEVMTKRNDNVNGLPRSMKKSANLLQDLKQHLQNKSSSKEKSEKQMGAQVREGKVDTMMHGQSEMKTEPSNQLWKLPKEADQMTALSCLGEEDCQKENTLTLMSGTNDGLASKSQKVFNDQHKVEQLNTFRDEQAIKQYDQSLADVKESTDIKDLSQPNDKQFSESWRQEQLTEDEKDLKEILIKSQLFLNAAEALFKLNIPFSFLHAGDPSDEVTNKRLVLDCVYEVMNRKARRYQVTHHPYTNTTVKRTTPRSLDDLVKILCRDLEVLKLYGRSRAGEADVAGYLCNMLNKDIHNEEPDMNSTWDFEWNKMMDMFPEKEDVVKDVEKYMLNGLLDEISSELLLVTV from the exons ATGGCAGCAAAATCAGATCTTGCCCAGAAGCTGCTCCACGATCTTCGTGTGAGGAAGGAAAGGATGGCCGCCACTCAAAATTCAAAGCCACGCCCAAGACAAACGCCTAGAG AAACGCAAGGAAATCCTGGCCAAACTTATAGAGGTGATAGACAAATAAATGGATAT GATAGTTCAAGAACCGGGAACTCGACTAGAAGGTCCGCTGGATACACCAAAGCAATCAGCACTGCAGAATCCTCCAATCAGATTGTTCTCTACAATGGAGGCAAGAACTCAAAACAAGTGAAAGATCTTTCGATGGCCATAGCTTTCGCCTTTGAGAATGGTGGAAAGCTAAGTAAGATTGGCACTTCTAGCAGCAATCCACTGGTGAATTTTTTCCATCGATTCTCTCAGGGATCAACGGAAAGTGGGAAGATGGGTATAACCGGTTTCAGTAAGAATAGCTATTCAACATATCAGTTTCCTACTGTCTCTCACGTTCATATCAGCGAAATAGCTAAAGGAGTGCAAAATATAAACCAGATTTTAAGAGCTTGCTCGGATGGCCTTGACTTCGACGGAAACTCGATTAAAATTGGGAAGGAACTACTGAAAGGCGCCATTAATTTGGAAGAGTCGTTAAGAATTTTAGTAAACTTGCAAGAAGCTTCAAAATACACAAATGGGAATCAGAAAAAGAACCGTATAAGGTTACTTGAGGAAGATGACGAGGATCAAGACAATTCGGATATAACAGCAAAACAAAAGCAACTGGATAGACCAAAGTTCTCCTTTGATAAGCCAACCAGAAATTCTCCTTCTGCCCAAAGAGCAACCAAAAATGAGACTCAGCTGCATCTATTGGCATTCTCATATCTGGATGAGGCTGCTAAAAGACCCGTCTGCGATTCCAAAATGGTTCCTCACAAAAGATCTGTTAGCTGTGTCCCAGATTTTAATAGCCATTCTACGCAGGTGAAGCAAAGAATTCATTCAAGTTCTCCACACCCTGCACAAGAAAAAGGAAGAATTTCAAACGTGGTCGCGAAACTTATGGGACTCGAAGAACTTCTACAGCAGGACAACCCCACATGTGCACAAAAAGAATTAAGCATAAAACCCAAGGAAAGAAATGAAAAGGACAGGAAAGTTTCGAGCAGAAACCCAAAGTTGCCTGATCCATTCAATGGAGACTGCAAGAATGGCTCAGTCCTCCGAACCGACAAGACTTCACCACTGACGAACAACTCGGTACAGATCAGGGATATGAAGTTTAATCTTAAGGCTGGAAAGAGTCAAGAAACCTCAGATGGAAACTCCAAATTGAAAACTTCGGTGAGATATCAGAAAATTTCGACAACACTGACAGTTGGATCGGATGCTGTGTCAGCTGTAAAACTAGGAACCAATGTGATAAACAAGCAAGAAAACCACACAATTCAATCAAACAAAGTATCCGGATTTCAAACTTACCAGGATAAAGAGCAAAACCAAAATTTTTCAGAGAAAGAAGAAAGGAAGATTTCAGGGACGAGGGAAAGCAATGTTCTTCTCTTGGATAACAAGCCGCATCAGAAAGCACAACAAAATGGCATATTCTTCAAAGATGATGACATAACAGGAGAAACTATAGAGTTCATTGCAAGATCAAATCACCTGGAAAAGATGGATGTAAAGAAGGATCTCCCAAGCAATCTACGAAATCCCCAGGACAAACGTACATCATTTCAAGCACCTGAGTCTAAAAAACCTGAAACTTCAAAAGACAAGCATCAGGAAGTGCAAAAAGAGCATTCATTTATCGAACAAAATTTAATAGCCAAGAAATACAAGGGGTGTGAAGAGGAATCCATAACCTCATCGAAAACCAACCAAGGTTCAGCAAAAATGCATAAGAAGCAATCACGTCATAATGGGATATCGGCGAGACTTGCTGAAAAGGTTTCCTCGAAAGATCCGCCAAACAACACGTATCAGAATGATCCTCCCATAGTTGAAAATAACAACAGTGCTGCCAATCAGGAAGTGATCAAGAAAGAAGACCAAAGCCACTATTTATCTTCAAGCGAACCAAAATGTGATAAGGCACAGGCAAGTAATAGCACCCCAATGTGCACACAGGAAAAGCCTATTGCTGCATCAGCCACACAAAAGAAGGGCAACTCTAAGAAACTTCAGAAAAGTAAAAACCCTCAGAAGATAGAAGTAATGACTAAACGGAATGACAACGTCAATGGATTGCCAAGGTCGATGAAAAAGTCAGCTAACTTGTTGCAAGATTTGAAACAACACCTGCAAAACAAAAGCAGCAGCAAAGAGAAATCGGAGAAACAAATGGGTGCCCAGGTCAGAGAAGGAAAAGTAGACACTATGATGCATGGACAATCAGAAATGAAAACAGAGCCATCAAATCAGTTATGGAAGTTACCAAAAGAAGCTGATCAGATGACAGCACTAAGCTGTTTGGGGGAAGAGGACTGCCAAAAAGAGAACACATTAACTCTGATGAGTGGCACT AATGATGGTTTGGCTTCAAAGTCCCAAAAGGTGTTCAATGATCAGCACAAAGTGGAACAGCTCAATACTTTTAGAGATGAACAAGCAATCAAACAGTACGATCAAAGCCTTG CCGACGTTAAAGAAAGCACGGACATAAAAGATCTTTCCCAACCTAATGACAAACAGTTTTCAGAATCATGGAGACAAGAGCAGCTGACAGAAGATGAAAAGGATCTCAAGGAGATACTAATAAAAAGTCAGCTGTTCCTTAATGCCGCAGAGGCACTTTTCAAGCTCAACATACCTTTCAGCTTTCTTCATGCTGGGGATCCAAGTGATGAAGTAACGAACAAGAGGCTCGTATTGGACTGTGTATATGAAGTCATGAACAGAAAGGCAAGGCGGTATCAAGTCACACATCACCCCTACACGAACACTACCGTAAAGCGTACTACGCCAAGGTCCTTGGATGATTTGGTCAAGATACTGTGCAGAGATTTAGAAGTTCTAAAGTTATATGGCCGGAGTCGGGCCGGCGAAGCTGATGTAGCAGGCTAC